The Syngnathus acus chromosome 12, fSynAcu1.2, whole genome shotgun sequence genome contains the following window.
CTTTCGATGCATTCGGGGGGCACCCACGGGATCCGCTCCACCAGAACTGTGAGTCAAAAAGCCGAGACAAATGTTAAGATCAACACTTGCTGCCGTGTGAGAGTGAAGTTGAGATTCCAAGACCTTCTTTGGGCAATACGGTGATACCGATGCCAGGGTCGCTAAGCTTGATGAAAGGTAGACTTCCCGTCTTCCGGTCCTCCTTTCGGATCACCAGAACGTTCTTGGCACAAACATTCCCGTGGACTATATTCTTGTCCTCCTGCAGGCGCAAATGACAAACGCTTACTTCGTCACCGTTACCACCTTGAGAATAATCGAAGCGACCTTACCAGGTAATGCATAGCCCAAGCCAGCTGCTTGGCTACCTCTAACTTCCACGTGATGTTGATGCtacttttgttctttttcaaatacgTGTCCAGAGAGCCAAATTTACCGTATTCTTGAACCATAATGTctgaaacaaagacaaacaggagatgaataatctttttttttttttttcatatctgTGTGTGATATGAACTTACTCTCATCTCCACAAACGCACACGCCATAGTTGAGAAGCAAGTGCTTGTGGGAGAGCTGGCTCATCATGCTAGCTGCTTCAAAGAATGACTGAGGGACAACAGAAACCAATTATAGCTTCTTTAATCAGCCaaggctgaaaaaaaaaagccgaccTCCGAGTAAGTCCGATGAGCCTTGTCCAGAATTTTGAGAACCACGTCGATCTGATGAATCTCTCCATAGTCTCCGAGCTCCTTCCTCACGCCGGAGAAGAGCTTGGTGAACGTACCCTGGCCCAGACTCTCATTCTAAAATATGAAGTTGAGCCATGTTTAAAGACAAAGGCGGGCTAACGTGCTAATCAATGATAGCTAATGTTTATGAATCTGAAAACAAGGAGGTCCGTCTTACGATGATGAGGTCCTCTTTTCGAATCTTGTGGAAAACCATCTGGCTGATGCTTTTTTGTAGCGAGGGAGACAGAAGAACCTCTGGCCCTTGGTTATTTCGACACACCAGCAGATTGGATTTGTCTGGAGAAGCGTTATGACACGAGTTAGAGATCTTCCATCGTAAATTGTAACATCTGCTCTGACACGATTAAATGTCAAACTGACGTTTGGAGCTGGGCGGGCAGCACTTCGTCAACTGGAACGTGTATCCGTCGGTGCGAAGCGCCTCCTTGTGGTAGCAGGCGAGAAGTTCCCCGAGCGTGCCGAAGCTTCTCTTGGCACCGCTCAGAACGTACTCTCCTGACTCGCTCCTCACAATCTGACAGTGCTTGTAGTCCGTCAGAGGATCATACTGAAGATCAAATAGAACATTTTAAGTCGGATGATAACTGACAACCAATCATCTTCGCTCCAAGCGAGTCACATGAGAGCCTTAAATGACTTATGTGgaactctcacccccaccacGAAGGACATAAAGAGCTTGTCGTAGTCTCTGGGGCTACGGCGCAGCATGTACAAGCCTTGGCGGTTGCCGGCGCGACGTAGCTTAGCGACGGTGAACTCCATCCTGTGAGCGGAGACACGTTATCTATCCACGTGCGGGAATGTGTGAAATCTTTGGAATGCTACTCACGACAGAGGGCCATGACAGTGGCTCCGAATGCCTTCCAGAAGCCTGGGAGGGGCAACTTCTTTGCAAAGATAATGATGAGCGTCCGCGACGAGTCTGTAGTATCCGTCCACTAACGATACAAAAGACAGTGCTTCGGAGAGAGAGTGGAATTGCAGCTCCtaagttgacaaaaaaaatatatagggACAAGTGATCAAGAGTAGGAAATtgacttcattttttaaatttgatgtaTCAAAACTACAAGTAGTATCGTTTGCTTGGTATCGGTATACTCATTGGTCTGGGAAAATAAtccctaaaaaaaattgggaatGCTTTATTTTAGATCCACCCTGGAGTCATTCTATAACAAGATCTCAAGactgaaaaagagaaaaaacatgactAGTTAGTCTCCAAGACTGATTCCAAAGATGATCTTGCCTTAGAGATAATGACAATCCGATGTATTCATCTGAATACAATTTCGATACCCCTAAGGGCGGAATATTTTCAGTCTGTGgtcaaacaaagaaacattgaaaaagaatgtatcaaaaaccttttttctaCTGTTTACTCATTTCTGTAATGAATGAGCAGGCATCAGTTGACGGTGTTTCGCAACACATAAATAGGCGAATAATGCGTAATCGTTACGATCAGCGGAATGTACCAGAATCTGGTGGTCTTGTCTCGTGAGAGTAACTATGCGACTCTCGGCCGAGCCTTGCTTATTGGCCTGCTTAACGCTGATGTCGATCACCTCTTGGAAATCACAGTATGTCTGCAGCTCCTAAAAGGCACAAATGAATCATCACGACAATCTCCTCGTGACTTATCTTATGTAACGATTGTCTGTTACCATGGCAGCGCAAAactcaaaagctttttttttctccccccatcTTTCCTTACCTCATCAGCTCCTTCCGTTTTTCCTTTTGACCACTGGATGCCCTTGTTGCCCGTGACGACAATGGTAACATCACGCGCGGACAGGTCTGTGAGGTGGAAGCGCTCCGAGTAGAGCGACGGAAGCAGGATCTCCAAGCTCATCAGATACTTGTGGCGAAGTTTACACACCGTGGCTTTTAACTCGGTAAACTGCTGGATGAACCTCTTGAACCGGAATCGGATGCGCTTGCGAGTTAAGATGTTGTACTGCTGGATTCGACTTCGCATGCAGCTCGGCAGGAAGGATTTGTAGCTGAAGCAGAAATGAGACGTGGCCTAAATTCAGACGGACGACATTTAAGGGGAATTACAACTTACCTGGTGTCGTTATAGATGCCCACAGGTGACTGGCCACTCTCTTTCGCCAAACGCATCATGTCCAGTACCGCCATACCCAAACATTCCTCCTGGGCTTCGTGACCCATTGGAATGACAACCCTATCATTAAGAAAGTCACTCCGCCACTGTCAAGAAAAATACCAAACTTGTCAGTAGTAGACACGGATATGATAATTAATTAGTTgtgcgattttttttctttattagtCATCTATTGAAGCAAACTCGGCGTGCAATCAGAGGCTGTGTTGAATCAATTTACAGTTCAAAGAACTGGAAGACATCCGATGTGGGAAGTTCAGACAAAATAGCCAAATAGAAACAATGACATAACTTTGTTACTCAATTTGAGATCTCAATGTACAACTTtcttatctatctatctattctTATCATAATTCAATACGGGCGAATAATCAtagctgcctttttttttcagctctTTGGCAGCCTAAAGTAAAATGTGACTCCACTTACAACTGACCTGGAAAAACTGATACGCCATGACGCATTCATCCATCACAGGACTCTCCATGCCCTTGTTAAACCCGCAGCGGTGAGCATATGAGGAACTGCCACTGTTGTACCAGCCAGGAAAGTAATACCTGTTTACAAgtgtgagcaaaaaaaaaaagtcatcataTGAACGCTtactaaaaattaaaaatgtaattatccACCTGATTCTGAAATGTAAGCGCTCGCTGGTCTCCGGGTTCAGTTTGAAGACGTGATTGGCTGGAAACCACATTCGGTCACTTTCCCTCATCAGGCTGAATAAGTTGAAGTATAACGGTGCAATACCTGCAAGGAAGGTTTTTTATTATGTAacctatttttttatataaaacacACATAATGGAATAAAAGTGGGGGTCTCGCATTTAAGCCAGACAGGAATGACTAAGTGAAAACTCGTTTGTTTCATTGTATGTCACCGCTGAACATTTGCTGCTTTTACAGGCAATGTAAAAGGAGTTTATGACTCTTATCGGGATGTTAAATCAAAAAGGTGCATTTGTATAATCAAATTACACGGTCTCGTTTAAGTTTCAAGtattttgtgcatgttttttagAATCGATTATTCTGTCGATAAATCAAATTATCGGGTACACTTTTATTTGCAATAAAATGTGGttaaagaaaaatgttaacatttagacataaaaaaatcactcaaaatgataactttattattaaaatgattattaaaatatgaaaaaatgattATGAAAATACAAGACGATTCATTTGTTAATCTATGTGCTGGAGATTAATCGTTTAATTTTGAcagtttattgttttttttcattttagctAGCAACAAGCACATTCTATCTTTCCTTTATATTGTAACATCAGCCTAGCGTGTACGAACTTGTAGAGTGAGCTTATTCGGAGACAGAAGACTTTCTTAACAGGAAGCACTCATGAGTGAAGCAACAACCTAACGATGAGAACGCCGCCTTGAGAGGAAATGCCCGTGACCACAAGCGGAAATCAAGGCACTTGCAGGGTTGACCTACATTTTTATTCTctcatgcattattatttactAGCCATGACACCAATCcgatattttgcattttttaaaatgttcaaccAGGTCATCTCCCACCTCAGGCTTCAACTCCACCGTGACCCTAAACAGTGGCAAGAAAAATGCACAGATATAAATCTGTGGATAAAAACCAGTCCACTTTGGAATGCAGATCACCGTGTGAGAACTGTGTCTTCATCGCTCACCACAAGTTTTCGCCGCGAGGATGCAAAGCTCCTCTGCTACGTAATCGCCGGGCGGGTATGTGAGCACACACTGCTCTCCCCCATCATCCTTCTCCACGTAGTAAAGTTGGACACTTAAACATGTTCTATTCTGCTCCGGCTCAGGTCCAGAAGATGGCGTGCAGTCAGGTGGTAGGCCATTATGATGCGTTGTGGGGCAGGTGCCGCTCGGGTTCATGTTTCTCACCAAAAAGCAGGCCATGTACCGACATTCACctagaaaagggaaaaaacagcagcaagtGAGTGGGGGTTCTAGCATGCTTATATTTGTCATAAAACTCCTCACATGTTCTCACAAGACCTTTAtcgtaaaatcatatttgttcaaaaagggAGTAGAAGGAAGCCTAAGCTTATCTGACCCACATTGTTTGACTCCCAATGTGCTATAATAATCACAAACACTTCAAACAGCGATAAAACTCTGGCGTTCCATTCGCTCTCGTTTCTCCGTTGAGCTGCTGACCCCCGCCGCCGCGAATCGCTTTAAGTGAATTCTGACACAAATCATTTCATCATGTCCTTAAATGATGCGTCTGCGAGGCCGAATGCGTAACAGAAACTTGATTCATGCAATTACAAAGTAGCACAGCTGatgaaaagataaaaaagaaCTACCGGGATAAAGATGTGAGTCAGTGTggccaagaagaaaaagcagcTGTTATACAATGTGATTGCAATGAAAGCTATTCAATTGGCTATTTCCCACATCCTGgatggaattgtttttttttttgatcaaACGGAAAAGCCCTGCCTCACTCAGAGTCAAGAGTCAAGACACTTTCCATGCACTGGCAAACTGatccaaattgaaaaacaatggCCCATTAAGTGAAGTGTTGTGTATCCATGTTTACACACCCCAAACATTTATCACACAGCATACAGGCAAGTTCCGCACTCAAGTCTTATCAGGGTCTCCTTGCTTTGCTGCACTAGGAGTGCGTTATCAGTAACAACACATTTCAACATACTCAAGTCTGGCTCGGGACATTTTGGGCTTTCACGATGTAActctttaaaaacaatgcaCACTAATAAGACTAATAAGCAAAACAGCAACcgtaaagatttttttccactatCCCCAAGCACCATTTTGAAACAAACGGTGGCTCATGATGAGTCACTGGAGACAGAAAGATTCTTTTTGGCCTTCTATCTATTCAAACATCAGAGCAAAATAACGAGTAGACTTGTGTCCAGAGCAGAGGCGGTTTTACAGGGTGGCAAGGGGTGGCAACTGCCACCTCCCCCAAATGCGTTGCCACCCTAATTGCCACCACTACAATGAGTCTacattcacattttcaatACAAATCTTCCAATAGTGTGTTTTAATCACCTGTTCAGAAccgactcccccccccccccccccccctttgaaaattaaaatggtTGCATCCTATAGTGACTCcaatcaaatggaaaaaaatcaagtacATTTTACCTTTCCATTTCCTGGCTGAGGGAAGACACAGGTAAGATAATCTATATATGGTTGCTCTATTCAGCGAATAAGCCCGAACACAGCCGGATGTTGCACAGCATCCACTGTAGCAATATGTTGTTGTTATGACTTTCGCCTTGTCCAATCATAATCATTGTCACCATActgttatttaattattattaaacatgcataactgtcaatcaaacacaaTATTGAAATGATATTATGTTTTAGGAACCTAATATTAATGCTCAGCTCATACGCTCACTTACTGTTTGTTGTTCTCGAGTTGTCCACACAGCAGCTTCGGAGCAACGCTGTTAAGCgacaataataaaagaatCTCAAATTGTCAAGAGTCTCATTCGTCCGTTTTGACTTGCAGAGCAGACCGGCAGACAGCCGCGACGCATCTTTGtcccaaaaacaacaacgtccACCTTAACAACTCTCGTCTAGGCCAACTGTCAACTGTCAAGCGATCCAATGGTGACCCTGGACCGTCTCGATTTGGAATGAACCACGGGAACTCCTCTTGACTTGCCCCCATTGCGAGTGGGAGTGGATGACAGCCCACGAGAGACCATCATGTTTGTGAGTTGGGCCAAGGGCGCCCTCTGGTGGAGTTGTATCTCATAGCAACATTTTAATATATGCTCAAactaagaaaaagaaacaacataccggaaataaaaacaaagagagcgtacaactcaaatgactttaaaatatCGTTTTGAGAGGGTTACTATAGAAAATTATACTTGACTTACTTCACACTGCTGGTTAACTATGAAAactaagagggtgtgcacacttgtgcaaccacattatcTCAGTTGCTTATTTTCAATTCCCCTCGCAAAAAGACGTGACTCCACTCCTGATGATATGTTTTGTAAATAccttttcaatttgaattgaTTCTTATATCTTACTTTTCTAGATTTTACAGTAtatgtttaattaaaaaaaaataaaaaataatcctttCCTGTAATTGCAAAATCCCCTTTTTTGCAAGTTCTTGGCTACTGTGTATACAGTAGAAAACTGCTATGATGAACTTGTCCGCGATCTGTATAGGCGCGTTTCACTGTTGCGCCACACGCACATAGTCATCATAATCgcgtccaaaaaaaaaaaaaaaattcccgtCCTGTTCCTTTAAAAGCAACCAGCCTACGCCTCTAAAAAGCGGCTTGTTCCGGCTTGCATCTTTTTTATGCTCGCTCGCCACATGCCTGTGTGTCTCACGCAGTCGCTGTTTTGCTCTGACGTTCAATGTTCGGCGCTCGGCGATAGGATTGCGCCTTGAGCCCCGCCGCCGGTGCGCCATGCGAGGCCGCCTGCGAGGCGCCGCGGCCGGCTCCATCAACGGAGCAGTCAGATGCCACCATCCGAGCCTCCGTGCCACCTGAACCCAAATGTGCGTCAAGACTCATCTCCAGGCCTCCTTGTCATTATTCTTTCAAATTTTGCCATCTTGATGGAGGGACATGAGCACGTTTGGGCTGTGGAGGTGCGCCTGAGGTGAGTGACtcctccaattttttttcttctccaactTCACTTGCCCTCAACTTGTTTTGATTGCGCCGTGTTTGTTGAGTGTGAAATAAGTTGGATGCCAGTTTGTCTGCAACTGGTGCTGAAGGGAgaaagaggaggtggaggaggaggaggaggaggaggcaggcAGGTGGTGCGTGGATGTTGTTTGGCTCCATCCGCTCATCAAAACACTAAACAGGATTCTCGGGTTGTGATGGAGCAGGATTTCCCAACTTTCTTATCTAGTAAACACCTTACCTTATTTAAGGTATGCAAGAGTGGCTTTATGCATGACTGCCATCTGTAAAGCTGAAATTTAGAGTAGCcataacaatttttttctttgcaagcCACCTGCTCAAATTACACATTTTAATCAGAGATGGCTTTATGTGTCCCTAAAcaaatttcagatttttatttacaaaaaatgatttttaagattttgttttgttttgtttttaaagctaGAGCAATATGAATTTTACCAAGCGTTGTAATTTATAGCCGTGCcacttaagaaaaaaatgatcacataTTTTTGagccattattattattattattatcatttttattattattattattattataaacttGATGAAAATAAGGGAAGATTTGGggtcatcacaaaaaaataatcttgaaAAGTTTCCCAAGTTTCCCAATTCCTACTGCTGAAAATCATCAGTCAGGTGACAAGCGGAGGCTGGTTTCCTCCACACATGATGCCTGACCTTCATACCAGAGCTCAGTTTTTGTCTCGTCACACCAAAGAAATTTCTTGCTCATGTTCTGAGAGTTCTTCAGTGGCCTTCAGGTGTGCTGCCATGCGCCTTATACTAAATAGTGCTTGGCCAGCATTTAGCCCTAATTAGTGTCTTGCTGGATCTATTGTTGTCCTTCTGGAAGCttctattatatatatttttttatgcaagTTGTCTCATAAAGACCAAGCCATTTTTTAAGATTACACAACACCTGTTTGCTTCCATTGCCGCAGATGCGagttcatttaaaatataagCGGCTGTTTTTCTGCGTGGTGTAGCAGCATCTGAGCTGAAACAGTTGTCCTGCCTCCCACCGAGATACTGCCCCCGCACACTCTCACGACAGCCGtcaggaaaacacacacacacacacacagctacACAATCAAAACATGACGCACTATATGTTAATATTTTGTATCCTTTAACGAGAACCAGCACGTTTTCCAGTTAAACTTTAATTTCCAGTCACCGTTTACAGTCAAATAATGGCCTGACTCTTCCTCAGAGTTACTGACTTTTATGATAAATAGTTCTTCTTCTGGTTTTACTGGTCCGCAGTGGATCTATTTTGTTCTGCTTTATCACCTTTTGTTCATTGTTCCTTGCCTGTGtgtatcacacacacacacacacacacatgcaaggaCATGTCACCAAATATGTCTTATGAAGAGGGCTCTGTCAAAGTTGCGTTGTTTGTGCCGCATAGTATGAGGTACTGCGCTTACGTGGGCGTGTTCTGCTCGGATGAGATTTCAACAGACCGCCCGCGTcttatttgacttttattttccagcgCTCTAATGGCCATGACCAAAAGAAATCTCAACCAACACTTTCTTGTGGAGTTTCAAGCGTACAAGCGagtgtttttttacaatatatgGGCAAGTCTGACTTTAGAACTTGGCACCTTCAGTATCATGCACTGATGTATCCTGGAAAGGTTGCAGTGTAATTAACTGCAAGAAGAGGCAGAGAAGGTCCCCAACTAGTCCAGAGCAAAATGAATATACATCTGTGAGTATTggttaaatatatttatatggcAGTGACAAATACATAGCTTGAAGCAGGCACGCTCGGCCTCTTATTTGGAGAACTGTGTGAGCACCAACAGAGCGGTGGGGAGGGGTAAAACTGAATGGTTTTTTTGGAGGTTTCATTATTGCAGATTTATAGTAGAGAGTAAAAGTcatcagggaaaaaaaaaaatgtacctgAAACTCCCAATCACTGTACACGTGGACAATAGTGATTGTGCTCTGAGGGAAGTGTGTAAGCCGAGACGCAAAAACAGGATGTGACAGTTGTTCGGAGCAGGAACAGGTGGCTGGAGTGTTACGTTCCCCACCAGTTGCTTTGCTCCACCACTCCCC
Protein-coding sequences here:
- the jak2a gene encoding tyrosine-protein kinase JAK2a, which gives rise to MACFLVRNMNPSGTCPTTHHNGLPPDCTPSSGPEPEQNRTCLSVQLYYVEKDDGGEQCVLTYPPGDYVAEELCILAAKTCGIAPLYFNLFSLMRESDRMWFPANHVFKLNPETSERLHFRIRYYFPGWYNSGSSSYAHRCGFNKGMESPVMDECVMAYQFFQWRSDFLNDRVVIPMGHEAQEECLGMAVLDMMRLAKESGQSPVGIYNDTSYKSFLPSCMRSRIQQYNILTRKRIRFRFKRFIQQFTELKATVCKLRHKYLMSLEILLPSLYSERFHLTDLSARDVTIVVTGNKGIQWSKGKTEGADEELQTYCDFQEVIDISVKQANKQGSAESRIVTLTRQDHQILELQFHSLSEALSFVSLVDGYYRLVADAHHYLCKEVAPPRLLEGIRSHCHGPLSMEFTVAKLRRAGNRQGLYMLRRSPRDYDKLFMSFVVGYDPLTDYKHCQIVRSESGEYVLSGAKRSFGTLGELLACYHKEALRTDGYTFQLTKCCPPSSKHKSNLLVCRNNQGPEVLLSPSLQKSISQMVFHKIRKEDLIINESLGQGTFTKLFSGVRKELGDYGEIHQIDVVLKILDKAHRTYSESFFEAASMMSQLSHKHLLLNYGVCVCGDENIMVQEYGKFGSLDTYLKKNKSSINITWKLEVAKQLAWAMHYLEDKNIVHGNVCAKNVLVIRKEDRKTGSLPFIKLSDPGIGITVLPKEVLVERIPWVPPECIESQQNLSLATDKWGFGTTLWEICSGGDKPLCALDCCKKLMFYEDRHQLPAPKWTELANLINSCMDYEPSVRPSFRAVIRDLNSLFTPDYELLVESDMVPAKTRGFGFPWASECREPAQFEERHLIFLKQLGKGNFGSVEMCRYDPLQDSTGEVVAVKKLQHSTAEHIRDFEREIEILKSLHHENIVKYKGVCYSAGRKNLRLIMEYLPYGSLRDYLLKNKVHFDFKKLLLYSLQICKGMDYLATKRYIHRDLATRNILVESDTQVKIGDFGLTKVLPQDKEYYTVREPGESPIFWYSPESLTESKFSVASDVWSFGVVLYELFTYCDKGNSPPAVFMEQMGNDKQGQMIVYHLIDLLKQGYRLPVPENCPKEMHQMMSECWSGEPGERPTFKMLIHSVEMARDNLDT